One genomic window of Peromyscus maniculatus bairdii isolate BWxNUB_F1_BW_parent chromosome 2, HU_Pman_BW_mat_3.1, whole genome shotgun sequence includes the following:
- the Tmem51 gene encoding transmembrane protein 51 — MMAQSKANGSHYALTAIGLGMLVLGVIMAMWNLVPGFSAADKPTAQGNKTEGGGGILKSKTFSVAYVLVGAGVMLLLLSICLSIRDKRKLRQSEELARIQQQAGAVPPTQEEDSQEEEEEEASSRYYVPSYEEVMNTGYSETRGQEQNPRLSISLPSYESLTGLDETTPTGTRAETEASPGHAPDRQNSKLAKRLKPLKVRRIKSEKLHLKDFRINLPDKNIPPPSIEPLTPPPQYDEVQAKAPDARPPD, encoded by the exons ATGATGGCCCAGTCCAAGGCCAACGGCTCACACTATGCACTGACAGCCATCGGCCTGGGGATGCTGGTCCTCGGGGTCATCATGGCCATGTGGAACCTGGTCCCTGGTTTCAGCGCTGCAGATAAGCCAACAGCTCAGGGCAACAAGACGGAGGGAGGTGGTGGCATCCTCAAGAGCAAGACTTTCTCGGTGGCCTACGTGCTGGTCGGCGCTGGcgtgatgctgctgctgctgtccatcTGCCTGAGCATCCGGGACAAGAGGAAGCTGCGGCAGAGCGAGGAGCTGGCCCGCATCCAACAACAAGCGGGAGCTGTGCCTCCCACCCAGGAGGAAGACAG ccaggaggaagaggaggaggaggcctctTCACGGTACTACGTACCCAGCTACGAGGAAGTGATGAACACAGGCTACTCGGAAACCAGGGGGCAGGAGCAGAACCCAAGACTAagcatctctctcccctcctaTGAGTCGCTCACGGGGCTTGACGAGACGACTCCCACGGGCACTAGGGCCGAGACAGAGGCCAGCCCAGGGCATGCTCCCGACAGGCAGAACTCCAAGCTGGCCAAACGCCTGAAGCCACTCAAGGTTCGAAGGATTAAATCTGAAAAGCTTCACCTCAAAGACTTCAGGATCAACCTCCCAGACAAGAACATTCCTCCGCCCTCTATCGAGCCTTTGACTCCACCACCACAGTACGATGAGGTCCAGGCCAAGGCCCCCGATGCCCGGCCTCCCGACTGA